GCAGCGCGATCAATTGTTGAGGAGTTATTGTCATGGCGAATTACGGCCTTGTAGTTGAAATTGAAGCGGTATACCACTGCTGAATATTGCTCATGGCAGCGTGTGAGGTGTCCAGGATCGGCTGCGGGTAGATCCCCAGCAGCACCAGCAGAACCACCAGCACCATAATCATAATGAACTCACGCGGGGACATGCCGCGCAGCGGCGTCTCCGACTTCGGCGCGCCGTAATAAGCGCGCTGCATCATGATCAGCGAGTAAACAGAGGCGAACACCAGACCAAACGTGGCGATTACGATAATGGTCGGCACCACCTGGAAGCTGCCGGTCAGGATCATAAATTCGCCGGCGAAGTTACCGGTGCCCGGCATCCCGAGGTTCGCCACCGCAAAGAACAGCGACAGGCCAGGGATCCACTTGATGCGTGACCAGAGGCCGCCCATCTCGCGCATATCGCGAGTATGCAGACGTTCATAGAGCTGGCCGCAGAGAATAAACAGCGCCGCCGCAGAGAGGCCGTGCGCAATCATCTGCACCACAGCGCCCTGGAACGCCAGCTGGCTGCCGGTGTAGATGGCGATCAGCACGAAGCCCATATGGGAGATAGAGGTGTAGGCGATCAGACGCTTGATATCGGTCTGCGAGAAGGCCATCCAGGCGCCGTAGAAGATACCGATAATGCCCAGCCACATCGCAATAGGCGCAAACTCTGCCGAGGCGTTCGGGAACAGCGGCAGGCTGAAGCGCAGCAGACCGTAGGCGGCGGTTTTCAGCAGAATACCGGCCAGGTCGACGGAGCCTGCAGTCGGCGCCTGACTGTGCG
This DNA window, taken from Mixta gaviniae, encodes the following:
- the nuoM gene encoding NADH-quinone oxidoreductase subunit M, with the protein product MLLPWLIVIPFVGGFLCWLAERLGARTPRWIALITMGLTLALSLQLWLQGGYSLTQAAGIPQWQSEFSVPWIPRFGIAFHLALDGLSLLMVVLTGLLGLMAVLCSWNEIEKYQGFFHLNLMWILGGVIGVFLSIDMFLFFFFWEMMLVPMYFLIALWGHKASDGKTRITAATKFFIYTQASGLVMLIAILGLVFVHYRATGVWTFNYVTLLQTPMSHTVEYLLMLGFFIAFAVKMPVVPLHGWLPDAHSQAPTAGSVDLAGILLKTAAYGLLRFSLPLFPNASAEFAPIAMWLGIIGIFYGAWMAFSQTDIKRLIAYTSISHMGFVLIAIYTGSQLAFQGAVVQMIAHGLSAAALFILCGQLYERLHTRDMREMGGLWSRIKWIPGLSLFFAVANLGMPGTGNFAGEFMILTGSFQVVPTIIVIATFGLVFASVYSLIMMQRAYYGAPKSETPLRGMSPREFIMIMVLVVLLVLLGIYPQPILDTSHAAMSNIQQWYTASISTTRP